A region from the Molothrus aeneus isolate 106 chromosome 17, BPBGC_Maene_1.0, whole genome shotgun sequence genome encodes:
- the KIF3B gene encoding kinesin-like protein KIF3B, translating to MSKAKSSESVRVVVRCRPMNSKEQTASYEKVVNVDVKLGQVSVKNPRGSSHELPKTFTFDAVYDWNSKQVELYDETFRPLVDSVLQGFNGTIFAYGQTGTGKTYTMEGVRGDPEKRGVIPNSFEHIFTHISRSQNQQYLVRASYLEIYQEEIRDLLSKDQSKRLELKERPDTGVFVKDLTTIVTKSVKEIEHIMNLGNQNRSVGATNMNEHSSRSHAIFQITIECSELGLDGENHIRVGKLNLVDLAGSERQAKTGAQGERLKEATKINLSLSALGNVISALVDGKSTHIPYRDSKLTRLLQDSLGGNAKTVMVANIGPASYNVEETLTTLRYANRAKNIKNKPQVNEDPKEALLREFQEEIARLKAQLEKRSIGKRKRRERRREGGEEEDDTEEGEDEGDDKDDYWREQQEKLEIEKKAIVEDHSLVAEEKMRLLKEKEKKMEDLKREKEATEMLSAKIKTMESKLLVGGKNIVDHTNEQQKILEQKRQEIAEQKRREREIQQQMESQDEETLELKETYSSLQQEVDIKTKKLKKLFSKLQAVKAEIHDLQEEHIKGRQEMEQTQNELTRELKLKHLIIENFIPLEEKNKIMNRAFLDEEEDNWKLHPITRLDNQQMMKRPVSAVGYKRPLSQHARTSMLNHTAARYRAENIVLLELDAPSRTTRNYEGPAIAPKVQAALEAALQDEDEIQVDASTFESSSNKKSKPRPKTGRKSVGSASGSGTPTSQLYPQSRGLVPK from the exons ATGTCCAAGGCAAAGAGCTCCGAGTCCGTGCGGGTGGTCGTGCGCTGCCGGCCCATGAACAGTAAGGAGCAAACTGCTTCCTATGAGAAGGTTGTCAACGTGGATGTCAAGTTAGGGCAGGTCTCAGTGAAGAATCCACGGGGATCATCTCATGAACTGCCTAAAACGTTCACCTTTGATGCTGTGTATGATTGGAATTCCAAACAGGTCGAGCTCTACGATGAGACCTTCAGACCTCTCGTGGACTCTGTTCTGCAAGGGTTTAATGGGACAATCTTTGCCTATGGGCAGACTGGGACAGGGAAAACATACACGATGGAAGGGGTGCGTGGTGATCCCGAAAAGAGAGGGGTCATCCCCAATTCATTCGAGCACATCTTCACCCACATCTCTAGATCTCAAAATCAGCAATACTTAGTTAGAGCGTCTTACTTGGAAATATACCAAGAAGAAATCAGAGACTTGTTATCAAAGGATCAGTCCAAGCGGCTGGAGTTGAAGGAGAGACCAGACACGGGGGTTTTTGTTAAGGATTTGACCACCATTGTCACGAAAAGCGTCAAAGAGATAGAGCACATCATGAATTTGGGAAACCAGAACCGCTCAGTTGGTGCCACCAACATGAACGAGCACAGCTCTCGGTCTCACGCCATCTTCCAGATCACAATCGAGTGCAGCGAGCTGGGGCTGGATGGAGAGAACCACATCCGTGTGGGGAAGCTCAACCTGGTGGACCTGGCAGGCAGCGAGCGGCAGGCAAAGACTGGAGCGCAGGGGGAAAGGCTGAAGGAAGCCACCAAAATCAACCTGTCCCTCTCAGCTTTGGGCAATGTTATCTCTGCCCTGGTAGATGGCAAAAGCACGCACATTCCCTACCGGGACTCCAAGctgaccaggctgctccaggattCATTAGGTGGCAATGCCAAAACTGTGATGGTGGCCAATATAGGCCCTGCCTCTTACAATGTAGAGGAGACCCTGACCACACTGAGATATGCCAACCGTGCCAAAAACATCAAGAACAAGCCACAGGTGAACGAGGATCCAAAGGAGGCTCTGCTGCGGGAATTCCAGGAAGAGATTGCTCGACTCAAGGCACAGTTGGAAAAACGGTCTATTGGCAAAagaaagaggagggaaaggaggagggagggtggggaagaggaggatgacACTGAAGAGGGTGAGGATGAAGGAGATGACAAAGATGACTATTGGAGGGAGCAACAAGAAAAGCTGGAGATTGAGAAGAAAGCTATAGTCGAGGATCACAGCTTGGTAGCAGAAGAAAAGATGAGGctgctgaaggagaaggagaagaaaatggagGACCTGAAGCGAGAGAAAGAAGCAACAGAGATGCTGAGTGCTAAAATCAAG acaaTGGAAAGCAAGCTGCTGGTGGGAGGGAAAAATATTGTGGATCACACAAATGAACAGCAGAAAATCCTGGAACAGAAACGACAGGAAATTGCAGAACAG AAACGTCGGGAGCGAGAAATCCAGCAACAGATGGAGAGTCAGGATGAGGAAACACTTGAGCTGAAGGAGACCTACAGTTCTCTTCAGCAAGAGGTGGACATAAAGaccaaaaaactcaaaaag TTATTTTCCAAGCTGCAAGCTGTGAAGGCAGAGATCCATGATCTCCAAGAAGAGCACATCAAGGGACGCCAGGAAATGGAACAGACCCAGAATGAACTCACCAGGGAACTGAAGCTCAA GCACCTGATTATTGAAAACTTTATTCCCTTGGAAGAAAAGAATAAGATCATGAACAGAGCATTCCTTGATGAAGAGGAAGACAACTGGAAACTACATCCTATAACCCGTCTGGA TAACCAGCAGATGATGAAAAGACCAGTATCTGCTGTGGGGTACAAGAGGCCCCTGAGCCAGCATGCCAGGACGTCCATGCTGAATCACACAGCTGCTCGGTACAGG GCAGAGAACATCGTGTTACTGGAATTGGATGCGCCCAGCCGGACAACGAGGAATTATGAAGGTCCAGCCATTGCTCCCAAGgttcaggcagctctggaagcagctctgcaggatgaAGATGAAATTCAAGTGGATGCCTCAACCTTTGAGAGCtcttcaaataaaaaatcaaaacccag ACCAAAAACTGGAAGGAAATCAGTGGGATCTGCATCAGGATCAGGCACCCCCACTTCTCAGCTCTACCCACAGTCACGAGGGCTGGTTCCAAAATAA